ACAATCTAATAAACGATTGCCCGAATGGGTGCACAAGGCAAGTAACATGGCAACGAAAATTGTCGTAATCGGATCGGGAGCGGCAGGACTGTCCGCCGCCTCGAGCGCCAGGGCGGTAGACCCCGACGCTGAAATCACCGTCTACACCCAGGACGTGGATGTTGCATACTCCCCCTGCATGATCCCCTGGGTCCTCGGAGGAAAGTCCACCTGGGAGAACATGATCATGCACACCCCCGAGTGGTACGCCAAGGAAAGGAACATCAGGATCGTCACCGGGACCACCGTCGAGGCCGCCGCATACGACCGCGCCAAGGACGGGACCATGACCAAGACAGTCACCGTCAACGGGGAGACCGTCCCCTACGACAAGCTCATCCTCGCCACCGGAGGAAAGGTCTTCATCCCCCCGATCGAGGGAGTGAACCTCCCCGGTGTGTTCACCGTCAGGACCGTCGAAGGCGGACGCAAGATGCAGGAGTACCTTGCGAAGTCCAAGAGGGTCGTCATCGCCGGAGCAGGAGTCATCGGGCTCGAGCTCGCCCTGCACCTCAAGGAGGCCGGCAAGGACGTCACCATCATCGAGATGATGGACCAGGTCATCCCCAGGATCGCAGACAAGGACATGGCCGACCCCATCCAGAAGTACCTTGAGGACAAGGGGGTCGAGATTGTCCTGAAGGCGCCCGTCCAGGCCGTCAACGGAAAGGATAGGGTGGAGAGCGTCTCCTCCCTCGGGAAGGAGTACCCCTGCGACATGGTCATCTTCGCCACCGGGGTCCGCGCCAACGTGGACCTCGCGAAGATGATGAACCTCGACATCGGACAGCTCGGAGCCCTCTGCGTCGCTCCCACCCTGCAGGCCTACCAGCGCGGCAGGCTAGTCCCCGACGTATTCGTCTGTGGCGACGTTATGCAGTGCCAGAGCGCGGTCTATCCCGGCCCGACCATGTCACAGCTCGGATCCTCCGCGGTCAGGGAGGGAAAGGTCGCCGGAGCAAATGCCGCAGGAGCGGGACTCAGCTTCGGACCCGTCGCTTCCCCGTGGGTCTCCGTCATCGGAGACATCCAGATCGCAGGAACCGGCATGTCTACCGCGCTCGCCTCCTGGTACGGGGAGAAGCTCATCAGCGCCAAGGCCACGGGATCCACCCGTGCCAGGTACTATCCCGACGGCAAGGAGCTCACCGTGAAGGTCATGGCCGACGCCAAGACACACAGGCTCGTCGGGGCCCAGATCATCGGCGGCGAGGACATCACCGGAAGGATCGACTGGCTGAACCAGGCCATCGTCGACGGGATCACCGCCGAGGAGTTCGCGGTCAGGGTCGAGAACGCCTACTGCCCACCCACCTCCATGGTCAAGGACGTAGTCCTCTCCGCAGTCGAGAAGATCGGTTGCTGCAAGCAGTGATCCGATGAAGTACGAGGAATACAAGAGGCTGTACGACGGCCTCGAGACCGCGGACGACGTCGATGCCTTCGAACAGGAGGGATACGACCGCCGTCTCCTGGAGACCCTCATCAACCAGAAGGTCAACCGCACCGTCAAGAAGAGGTTCCACCAGGTCAAGGCAAAATCCGCACGCATGCTCCGCGAGTGGCAGAACGGGGATTCCTTCTGCACCATCGCCGAGCGCTACCACTTCCCCCCGATCCTCACCGCGAAGTTCATCTTCGAGGAGTACGGGACCGGGAGGAAGGCCTTCTGGGAGTACGTCCGCGACCCCTCCCTGCTGGACAGCGAAGAGGCGGCCGAGGAGCTCAGGGAGGCCTCAGAGAAGGACCTTGTCTACTCCCCCGCCGCAGACGAAAAGAGCAAGGAGCGCGGCAAATGGGGAGAGGGACTCCTCTGGGAGTGGCTCGACGCCCAAGGTATCGAGTACCAGACCGAGGCCGACGAGAGGGAGATGGACAGCAGCCAGGGGACCAAGACTCCCGACTGCCTGCTCAAGGTGCCCATGGACTACAAGGGCCACAAGATCTTCTGGATCGAGAGCAAGGCCTCGTTCGGGGATGCGGCCGAGTTGAAATACAACTCGCTCCACCAGCTCATCCCGTACACCGAGATCTTCGGTCCGGGAGTGGTCGTATACTGGACCGGACACGTGGACGGCCTGGAATGTCCTCCCAACGTTTTCCTGGAGGACATCGACCTTACAAAACTGAAACTTAAGAAATGGAAGGACTGAGCCGCAGGCTCAGTCCTTTTGTTTTACCTTCACTCCGCCTTGATGTTCTGGGCGAGCTCTTCGCGGAGCTCTCCCATGGATGCGGTGCGCTCCGCGTAGGCATTGTGCTTGTGGATAGACTCCTCGGAGTCGGAGATCACGCAGACCTCGACGTCGTCGGGGAGGCTCTCGTAGTTGTGGACCACGAGGGTGAGTCCGTTCCTGACGACATCCTCCACGAAGCGGGTATTGGTGTGGGCGTTGATCACTACGCTGCCCTCGTCCTCCCTCTTCAGGAGCTCGTAGGTTGGGGAGGAGACGGACTTCTCGGCGAGGTCGATGAGGTCATCGGCCTCTACGTTGACATCGTCGTCCATGGTGAGGATGATGGAGCAGACGTTCCTCTGGTTGTGCGACATCATGGGGAATCCGGGCTTCTCGACACGAAGCATCTCGGAAACGGTCTCCTGGGCGCAGGGGCATGCGGTCATGCCGATGGCCTCGACGCCGATGGTCTTCCTGATGTCCCCGCCGCGGGTGGCATGGGCACCGGCGATGAGGGAATAACTCTCCAGGGTCTCCCTTCCGGAGGGGGTCTTGTTGGCCCTGAAATATTCCGCGCAGATGCTGACGTACGCATTCTCGGCGTACTCGTGCTTCACGAGCAGCTGCTTGACCATGTCGACCGCGAGGTTCTCCAGCCCGGGGTAGGGCTTCTTCACGCTCTCGTCGGCGACGGCGCGGAGGACCTCTACGTTCCTGGAGAGGTGGGAGCCCCTCTGCGCTGCGGGAAGGTCCACGAAGATCTCGATCTCGCAGTTGACGACGCTGCTCGCGGAGTTGTTGATCCCCGGCCTTGCGATGAGGACGGGTTTGCGGACACCGGAGACCCCTACCTTGGTCAGTTTGAACCCGGAGGAGCCCTTTCCGTACTGTACGTCGCACTTCAATGCCATGGTTACCCCTTAGCCGAGAGATTACTTATAATATATACGGCAACTACTTTTTTGGTTGTATCAAGGCTGCGATACATCAAATTTTATTATCTGGCACATATATCATGCAATCATGATGATGTGCGGTGTCGACGAGGCAGGAAGAGGCCCTATGATGGGTCCGCTCGTCGTCGGCGCGGTCTGGACCGAGGACGATTCCGTCCTCAGGAACATAGGCGTGAAGGACTCCAAGCAGCTGTCCCCCGCCCAGCGCGAGATCATGTTCTCCGAGATATCCGACACGGCGGCACACTGGGAGGTCGTCATCGTTTCCGCCGAGGAGCTCGACCGCCGCATGGCGGAGAAGAACCTCAACGAGGTCGAGATGGGGATGTTCGCCGAAGCGATCATGAAACACCCCAGCGACATCGTCTACATCGACTGCCCCGAGACCAACACCCAGAGGTTCGGTGCGATCATGAGCAACCTGACCGGCGGCCGCAGGGTGGATGCCGAGAACAAGGCCGATGCGCTGTTCCCTACGGTATCCGCCGCATCCATCATGGCAAAGGTCACCAGGGATAGGCTCATAGAGGACATAGCCAGGGAATTCGGATGCGACATAGGTTCCGGATATCCGAGCGACCCTGTTACCAAAGCCTTTGTGGAAAAATGGATTAAGGATAACGGTAGTCCTCCCCCACATACTAGGCGTTCGTGGAAACCCGTGAAGGACATGATGTCCAAGCGTTTCACGAGCAGTCTCGACAACTGGTGAACGAAATGACCATGGAAGCCCAGATTCAGGGACTCATCGACAAAGCCAATCAGAGGATGTCCGAGGACGAGAAAGTCAGGAAGGAGGTCGAGAACCTTGTCAAGACTTTCAACATCGACCTCGGCGAGGAGAAGTACTCCTTCAAACTCGAGAACGCCGTCATCTCCGACTTCAGATGCGAGATGCTTCCCGCTGCGGACGTCGTCCTGACCTCCACCCCCGAGACCCTGACGAAGCTCATCGACGGCGACATGAGGCCCATGCGCGCCTATGTCACCAAGAAGATCAAGATCCAGGGCAAGATCAACGACCTGATGGTCCTCAAGAAGTTCTTCTGAACCCCCTCGGACGGGGTTCAAAATCCTTTTATATCAAGCGAATGGTAGGGCACACCATAGCGAGGTAGGGTAGCCAGGATATCCCGTCGGGCTCATAACCCGGAGACCGGTCGTTCAAATCGACCCCTCGCTACCATTTTTCCGTTCCGTTTCCGGATGCCGACCGCATACTGGATCTGCATAAATTCAAAAAAAAGAAAGGCGGGGCTGAGCCCCGTCGATATGTTTAGTTGAGAAGGTTCCTTGCCTCGTCCTCGCCCATGTCAAGTGCCTTGAGCATGTAGTCGAGGGCCTTCTTCGCGTACTTCACGCGTGCCTTGGGGTCGTCGAGGATCTCGCCGTACTGAGCAAGGACGTTGTTGTAGTACTCGATAGCGAACTCGGAGTAGAGGGAAGGTGCCATGGACTCGTCGATAGCGGCGGCCTCGTTGTATGCCTTCTCTGCCTCCTCGTACTTTCCGATGGAGATGCAGAACAGTCCGTAGGACTGATAGTACTCGGGGTGGCTGTCGTCGAGCTCGATTGCCTTGGTGTAGGCCGCCTCGATCTCGTCCTCCTTGACGCGGGCGCCGAACATCCCGGAGGCATAGTTCCCGCACTCGGCACGGCTGTACCAGCCCTCCGCATCGTCGGGGTATTCCTCCGTGAATTTCTTGAACGCGCTGAAAGCTCCCTTGAAGTCACCCATATCCATCTTCTTCATCGCAGCATCGTACTTCTTCTGCGCCGCGGGGTCTCTGGCCGGTGCGTTACCGGCAGCGTCGTCTGCCATGCGTCGGAAATCGTGCAGATAGTTTATAAACTATTTCGGCCGGAATCCCGTCCTGTGAGTGAAACGTATATTCCGCAGAAGAGACATCCGGCATCCATGGACCCCATTGTCGCGTACTGCGGGTTGGACTGCAGCAAGTGCAAGGCCCGCATCGCCACCGTAAACGATGACGACGAAATGCGCAGCAAGATCGCCGAGGAGTGGTCGAGGCTCAACAACGTAGAGATCACTCCGGACATGGTCAACTGCGACGGATGCCGCATGAACGGCAGGAAGACCGTCTACTGCGAATCCCTGTGCCCCATCAGACAGTGCGCCATGGCAAAGGGATATGCCACCTGCGCCGAGTGCAGCGAGATGGCGGACTGCGAAAAGGTGGGCATGATCTTCAGCAACGCCCCCGAGGCACGGGACAATCTGGCACATCTCAATATCCGTTAAGTTCCGTCCATTCGGCGAAAGTTGGTTATACGTAGGAACGCGGTTCCTTTCAGCATGAACATGATGGACAAATGGATCAAGTACGTCGGCGAGGACGGTGTCGGTTTCAGCCTTAAGGATGCCACCGTCCCGAAACCCACAAAGGAGGATGCCGAGTACTGCCGTAAGCTCTGCGAGCAGAACGCCTGCCACTGCTACGGCGTCACCTGGGGATGTCCACCGGGGGCCGGAACGCTCGGAGAGTGCCTCTCCGCCCTGAAGAAGTTCTCCAAGGCCGTCATCGTCTACTGCAAGTTCAAGGTCGACCACAAGGACAGGGTCATGATCGACCGTCTGTCGTCCGACACCCAGACATACATCAGGAAGTTCAACAACGGCCTCAGGAGCGAGGGATACAAGACCCTGGCGCTGGCTGACGGAGGATGCAACAACTGCGACCACTGCAGATACCCGGAGGCCTGCGACAACCCAGACCAGAGGGTGCCTTCCATCAGCGCCTACGGCATCATCATGATGCAGTATCTGGAGGACAACGGCCTGGACTTCAAGTTCGAGGACGGGTACGTCACCCTCTACGGCATCGTCCTGTACAACGAGCCGACCGCGGACTAAACGCGATAATATTTTATTAGGCGCACCCAATGGGTGCGCCGGTCTTCCATATGGATAAAAAAGTCGTCGCACGTGTAGCGAAAACCGCTCACCTGGAGCTTTCCGACGAGGAGCTGGAGAAGTACAGCAGCGATCTCCAGGACATCCTCGATTACTTCAAAGTGCTCGACGAGGCCCCCGGCCACGATGGCGTCGGAGTGAACCCCGTCGACATCTCCGATGTTCTGAGAGACGACGTCCCCGATCAGGAGATCGACTCAGCCGAGCTCCTGAAGGACATGAAGACCTACGAGAACTACATCAGGGGGCCGAAGCTGGTATGAGCGACGCCGACACCCTGTCCAAGCTCGTGAAGATCAACGAGAAATACCAGATGTTCAACGACTTCGCGAAGGATGCGGAACTCGGGGACGCCAAGTTCCTGTTCAGCGCGAAGGACAACCTCACTTCCGTGGACTTCGAGACCTGCGCCGGCTCCAGGATCCTGGAGGGCTACCGCCCCGTCTTCGACGCCACGCCCATCGCCAAAATGAGGAAGGCCGGGGGAATGCTCGTCGGGAAAACCAACATGGACGAGTTCGGATTCGGTACCTTCTCCGCCAACTCCGGTTTCGGGGTACCCCGCAACCCCTTCGACACCAACCGCTCCTGCGGCGGTTCTTCTGGGGGATCCGCCTGCGCCGCAGCCGTCCTCGACGACCACGTCTCCCTCGGAGTCTCCACCGGCGGATCCGTCTGCTGCCCCGCCAGTTTCTGCGGTACCTACGGGATCGTTCCCACCTACGGAAGGGTGTCCCGTTACGGTCTCATCGACTACGGGAACTCCCTCGACAAGGTCGGACTCCTCTCCGTGGATCCCAAGAAGCTCTCCGAGTATCTCCCGGTCATCTCGGGCAAGGACGAGAAGGACCCCACCTCCTGCTGCCAGCCCGAGCTGCAGATCAGACATGCGAAGATGAAGTCCGTGGCCGTCCCCAAGGAGGCCGTCGACGGCATCGCCAAGGATGTCCTCGGCGCATTCAACGACGGACTCGAGACCCTGAAGGGGATGGGGATCGACGTGGAGTACGTCGACATGCCCGAGCTCCGCTACGCCATGCCCGCCTACTACGTCCTGGCGACATCCGAGGCGTCCACCAACCTCGCCCGCTACGTCGGAATGAGGTACGGGCACCAGGACGGCGACTACACCCTCGGATTCGACGCCTACTTCACCTCGTTCAGGAACAAATACTTCGGCGAGGAGGCCAAGAGGAGGATCCTGCTGGGGACCTATACCCGCATGGAGGGATTCCGCGACAGATACTACGCCAAAGCCCTGCAGGTCAGGATGGGCGTCATCGACGCTTACAAGGCGATCTTCGAAAGGCACGATGCCGTGCTAACCCCCACCATGCCCTTCGTGTCTCCCAGGTTCGACGACATCTCCAAGATGACCCCCGTCGAGAGCTACAAGGCTGACTTCCTCACCGTTCCCCCGAACCTCGCCGGAACCCCACACCTCAACTGCCCCTGCGGATACAACGCGGACGGCATGCCGGTCGGGATGCAGTTCGTCACCGACCACTGGAACGAGGACATGCTCCTCACAATGGCCGAGGAATGGGACAAGATGTTCACCGTCAGGAAGGCGGAGGTGGTCCTGTGAAGATCGGACTGGAGATCCACGTCCAGCTCCCAACCAGGAGCAAGATGTTCTGCTCCTGCCCCACGACGGACGCGCCCGCGCCCAACACCCACGTTTGCCCCGTCTGCCTCGGGATGCCCGGATCCAGGCCCGTCCTCAACCGCCAGGTCCTGGTCTACGGAATCATGCTCGCCAAGATGCTGGGCTGCACCGTCACCGACACCACCTGGTTCTCCAGGAAGACCTACTTCTACCCGGACATGTCGAAGTCCGTCCAGATCACCCAGTACGACCACCCCGTCGGGGAGAGGGGGATGTACTACCTCAACACCAAGGACGGGCAGACCAAGCCCATCCGCATCACAAGGATCCACCTGGAAGAGGACCCCGGGAAGACCAAGAGGACCTCCGACATGCACGCCCTCGTGGACTACAACCGCTCCGGGATCCCCCTGGCGGAGATCGTCACCGAACCCGATCTGGCTTCCCCCGCGGAGGCGAGGGCGTTCCTCACCCAGCTGGTGCAGGACATCAGGCACACCATCGACCTGCCCGAGGGCGGAGAAAGGAGCATCCGCTGCGACTGCAACATCTCCGTCGGGAAGGAGAGGTGCGAGATCAAGAACGTCACCGGACTGAAGAACGTCGAGGTCGCCCTGAACTACGAGATGGTCAGGCAGATCAAGGTCCTGAAGGCCGGAGGTAAGATCGAGCGCGCCACCATGAACTTCGACGAGTCCAGGGGCGTCACCTACGGCGCCAGGAAAAAGGAGTTCGAGGCCGACTACGGTTACATCGACGAGCCCGACCTCGGAATATTCCACATCGCCGACCTGGCGAAGTCGATCAGGATCAAGGAATCGCCTGCGAAGATGATCCAAAGGATCACCGGGCAGTACGAACTCGACCCCAAGATGGCCAAGCAGCTGGTGTCCACATCCATAGATCTGGCACAGTTCTTCGAGACCGTCATCGAGAAGTTCGGGAAGGACAACGCCGTCAAATGGGTGGCCGGTCCCGTCACCGCCAACTGGAAGAAGTTCGAGGAGAGGGACGGCAACGTCGAGGACATCCTCCCGATCATCGAGGACTTCGTCTCCGGCAGGATCACTGACACCGAGTGCACCCTCAAGATCAAGAGCCTGATGACCGGCATCGATGCGGCCGAGGCCGCCGCCAGCTCCGAGGGTCTAGACAAGATGATCTCGGACTTCCTGGACAAGAACCCCAAGATCGTCGACGACTACGGCAAGGGGAACGAGAAGGCCGCCAACAGCGTCATCGGCTACGTGATGAAGAGCACCGGCGGACAGTACTCCTCCGCGGACATCGTGGATGCCGCCAAGAGGATCATCAAGTCTAGGCTCTGAAACCTTTGATAATAAAATGACCCAGATGCCAAAAGGGGCATCTGGGTCTGTACTGTTTTACTGCTCCGCGTCAGGGTTGAACTCTTCGGCGTCGGAGATGTCGAAGTCTCCCGCCAGGGAGATGATCTGCAGCTCCTGGAGCTTCTCGTCGTCGACCGGCGACGGGGATCCGTCGAGCAGGGACACCGCCCTCTTGTTCTTGGGGAAGGCGATGACCTCCCTGATGGTGTCCTTGTTGAGCAGGATCGCACAGAGCCTGTCGATACCGATGGCGATTCCTCCGTGGGGCGGCGCTCCGTAGGAGAGGGCCTCGACGAAGTAGTCGAACCTGGCCTGGATGGTCTCGTCGGAGAGTCCGAGCCTGTGGAAGACCTCGATCTGGGTCTCGGCGTCGTGGATACGCTCGGAGCCGGATCCCAGCTCGTTTCCGTTCAGGCAGAGGTCGAAGCACGCTCCGCCGCAGTCAGGGTCATCCAGGTCGCCGGTGGGCAGGACGAACGGGTGGTGGAACGCGTCGCGCTTGCCGGAGACGGGGTCGATCTCGAACATGGGGTTCTGGTCCATCCAGAAGAACATGAACTCGTTGTCGGGGACCATTCCGAGGTCCTCGGCGATCTTCCTCCTGAGGAACCCTCCGCCCTCGTAGGTGGACTTCCAGGGACCGGCGATGAGGAAGCACAGGTCTCCCTCCTCCGCGCCCAGGGTGGTCTTGATGTTCTCGAGGATCTCGGGGGTGAAGTACTTGGTGATGTTGGAGGTGAGGACGCCGTTCTCGCACCTCATCCAGGTGAGGCCTCCCAGTCCGCACTTCTTGGCGTACTGGATGTAGCGGTCGACCTCGTTCCTTCCGACCTCTCCCATCTCCTTCTTGATGCACATTCCGGCGACGATTCCGCCCTCGGACATGATGCTCTGGAAGATCTTGTAGGGGACGTCCCTGACGACGTCGGTGAGCTTGGTGAACTCCAGCCCGTACCTCATGTCGGGCTTGTCGGATCCGAACCTCTCCATGGCGTCGCGGTATCCGATGTGGGGGAAGGGGGTCTTGAGCTCGGTGCCGTAGAGTCCCTTCCACATGTACGAGACCATTCCCTCGATGAGGTCCTGAATATCCTTGGAATCGCAGAAGGACATCTCGATGTCCAGCTGGGTGAACTCGGGCTGCCTGTCCTTGCGGGAGTCCTCGTCGCGGAAGCACCTTGCGACCTGATAGTAGCGGTCCATTCCGCCGACCATCAGCATCTGCTTGAACTGCTGGGGGGACTGGGGAAGCGCGTAGAAGGTTCCGGGGTGGACACGGGAGGGGATGATGTAATCCCTAGCGCCCTCGGGGGTGGACCTTCCCAGAACCGGGGTCTCGATCTCCAGGAATCCCTGGGACTCGAGGTACACGCGTGCCAGGTGCACGAGCCTGCTCCTGAACTCCATGGTGCGGATCATGTCGGTCCTCCTGAGGTCCAGGTACCTGTACTTCATGCGGGTGTCCTCGTCGGGGAGGACCCCTTCCTTCTGGTCCCCGATCTCGAACGGGGGGAGCTTGGACTTGGACAGGAGCTCGGCATGGGTGATGAGCACCTCGATCTCGCCGGTGGGGTTGGACTCCACGGCGGTTCCCTCGACGCGGGCCCTGACCTTTCCGTTGATCAGGACGCAGGACTCGCGGGAGAAGGTGTCCATGGTCTTGGCGATGGCATCCCTATTGGCATTGGAGGGGAGGTCCTCAGGGTCGAAGACGACCTGGGTGATTCCGTACCTGTCAGCGAGGTCGATGAACCTCACTCCTCCGTGGTCCCTGGAGAACCTAACCCATCCCTCCAGACAGACCTCTTTGCCGATGTCGGAGGCTCTGAGCTCTCCGCAAGTGTTCGTTCTTCTCATTGAGATGCCTCAATTCTTTCGATGGCCGTGCTATAGATAGGCCATATTAAAAGAATGCGCGTGCGAGAGGGACCCTTATTTGGAAGCCTTAACGCTCTCTGGAAACGGCTAAACTGAAATGTGTCAGACTGTGAGATCATCCGTTATTCGGGGTGTTCATCAGGGGAGGGACGAACTCGTTGGAGGATTTCACGATGTTAAGGACAACGGAGGTGTTGGTCTTGTTGACCCCCTCCAGGGAGTTGATCCTCTTGACGACGGCGGAGAACTCGTCCCTTCCGAGGCAGGTGACCACGACGATTGCGTCGGCCTCTCCGGTGACGTCGTAGACCGCGACGACCTCGGGGATGTCCCTGATCTCCTTCTCTACCTTCTCGATGTTGTCGGAGAACACCTGGACCAGACCGGTGTAGTCGTAGCCCATGGCGACGTAGTCGACCTTGGCGCGGTACCCGTTGATGACCCCCTTGTCCTCAAGGGCCTTGACCCTCTGAATCAGGGTGGTGGGGTGGACGCCGAGCTGCTTGGCGAGCTGACGGTAGGAGCCCTGGCTGGAGGTACAAAGCATCTCGATGATACGTCTGTCCAGCTGGTCAAACTCTTTCAAATCGCCCATACAGTCACCTTGTTTCTGAATAGACAAACGCATACTTATATTGAAAGGCTCTAACGAGACAGGATAACAATGGCTGACGAGGTGTTCAGGCACGATGGGTACATGTCGGAGTTCGAGGCCGGCATCGTTTCCATCAACGGGGACGAGATCATCATGGACTGCACCTGCTTCTATCCCGGAGGCGGGGGACAGGTCTGCGACACGGGGACCATCAACGGTTTCCGCGTGACCGACGTCCACTACAATGATTCGGGAGAGATCGTCCATGTGGTTCCCGGACACGACCTCAGCGTCGGGCTCCGCGTCTGGTGCAGCCTGGACTGGGACCGCAGGTTCGACCTCATGATGGGACACACCGGGGAGCACCTCCTCTTCTGCTCCCTCCACCGCGAGGACCCGGAGCTCGCCATCACCAAGATCTACATCTCCCCCGAGGAGAAGTACGTCATCGTCAACCACGACATCGGATGGGACCTCATCGGAAGGGCCCTGGTCTTCGCCAACCAGCAGATAGAGAACAACCTCAACGTGCGCAAGACCACCATGTCCAGGGAGGATCCGGATATCTCGAAGGTCAGGATCAAGCTGGAGAAGATCCCCGAGGGGCAGGAGATCACCGTCGTGTCCATCGGCGACATCGACTACTCCGCATGCTCCGGGGTCCACGTC
This is a stretch of genomic DNA from Thermoplasmatales archaeon BRNA1. It encodes these proteins:
- a CDS encoding Alanyl-tRNA synthetase, which encodes MADEVFRHDGYMSEFEAGIVSINGDEIIMDCTCFYPGGGGQVCDTGTINGFRVTDVHYNDSGEIVHVVPGHDLSVGLRVWCSLDWDRRFDLMMGHTGEHLLFCSLHREDPELAITKIYISPEEKYVIVNHDIGWDLIGRALVFANQQIENNLNVRKTTMSREDPDISKVRIKLEKIPEGQEITVVSIGDIDYSACSGVHVMETGELEMLFVDRKVSAGKDGVAIHFKVGRAAREAAMQLANICLQVIDEANSKPQDIVKTVANMKKDLAVAAEARKASAKQAIRNLRPRDVNGTPVYASMFADADRKTLSDAAEEFRSKGAAVVFVSVGESVSALIASGTSKVDCRKILPEVLSAFGGRGGGKPENAQGGIPDKAKAQELFDALVAAVEKSLA